In the Sandaracinus amylolyticus genome, CTGCGGTGCGCGAGGCGTACTTCGCGGAGATGCCCGCGTTCATCCGCGCGATCGTCCCGGCGCGCCTCCGCGCGAACGTGGTCGCGACGCTGGTCGCGCGCGACGTGTGGCGCGCCGGCGAGGACGAGTGCTGGCGTCGCTTCGATGCGCTCCTCGATCAGCTCGAGGCGCGCGCGCCCGAGCGCGGCTGGTGGGTCGGGGATCGCCTCAGCGTCGCCGACGTCGCGCTCTTCGCGCAGCTCCGCTCGCTCCGCACGCCGCTCACGCCGTGGCAGGCCTCGCGCGTCGAGGCGCGCCCGACGCTCTGCGCGTGGCTCGATCGCGTGGACCACGCGACGCGCGCGCCCGCGGTGGCGCTCGCCGCCTGATGGTCCAGCGCGGTCCACGCCGTGCGGCCAGGGTGGTACCTCCCGGTCCGATCCACTGCGGACCAGAGTTCCGGCGCCGTGACCACCCCTGCCGCCACCGCGTCGCCCGCTCCGGCTCCCTCCACGCCCGCCGCGTCGCTGCCCGGCCACGTCCTCGTCGCGCTCGCGCTCGTCTACGTGATCTGGAGCTCCACGTACCTGGCGATCCGCGTGATGGTGCGCGAGCTGCCGCCGCTCGCGACGGGCGGCGTGCGCTTCGTGATCGCGGGCGCGGTGCTCCTCGCGATCCAGCGTGCGCGCGGAGTGGCACTGCCCACACGTCGCGAATGGATGGCTGCGGTCCCCGTCGGCGTGCTGCTCTTCGGCGTCGGCAACGGCTTCGTGATGCACGCCGAGCGCAGCATCTCGTCGGGCATCGCCGCGGTGGTCTGCGGGACGACGCCGCTCTGGGCCGGCGTGCTCGGTCCGATCTTCGGTGAGCGCGCGACGCGTCGCGAGTGGCTCGGGATGGCGCTCGGCTTCGCGGGCGTGGTCGTGCTCTCGGCGGGCGGCGATCTCACGAGCGATCCGCTCGCCGCGGCGCTGCTCCTCGTCGCGCCGCTCGGATGGGCCGCGGGCTCGCTCTGGGCGCGCAAGCTCCCGGTCGCGCGTGGTCCTTCGGGCGCGGCCACCCAGATGATCGCGGGCGGCATCGTCATGCTCGTGGTCGCGTCGCTCTCGGGCGAACGAGCGCCCGAGGTGATCTCGTGGAGCTCGGCGTTCTCGTTCGTCTACCTCGTCGTCCTCGGCTCGCTCGTCGGGTTCAGCGCGTACGCCCACCTGCTGCAGAACGCGCGCCCTGCGCTCGCGATGAGCTACGCGTACGTGAACCCCGCGCTCGCGGTGCTGCTCGGCGCGGTGCTCGGGGCGGAGCACGTCGGCGTCGAGGTGATCGCCGCGACGGCACTGATCGTCGGCGCGGTGGTGCTGCTCGTGCGCAGCAAGCGCTGAGTCGAAGACTGCCCAAAGCTCGGCTCGCCCGCCGGTCCCTACCGTCCGCGCGCTTCGCGCGCTCCCGTCCGGGACCGGCGGGACGAGCACTCCGGTAGGGACTCACCGACGACGAAGCCCGAGCTTCTCCATCTTCGATTGCAGCGTCGTCGGCGCGAGCCCGAGGCGCGCCGCGGCGCCGGTCGGTCCGTACACGCGCCCGCCGCACGCCTCGAGGGCTTCGGTGATCAGCCGGCGCTGCGCGTCGTCGAAACGCTCGATCATCGTCGACCGCGCTGCGCGACGCGGCGGTGGCGCGCCGAACGTCGCGGGGAGCTCGATCACGTCGCCGCGCGTCAGCACGAGCGCGCGCTCGATCAGGTTCTCGAGCTCGCGC is a window encoding:
- the yedA gene encoding drug/metabolite exporter YedA produces the protein MTTPAATASPAPAPSTPAASLPGHVLVALALVYVIWSSTYLAIRVMVRELPPLATGGVRFVIAGAVLLAIQRARGVALPTRREWMAAVPVGVLLFGVGNGFVMHAERSISSGIAAVVCGTTPLWAGVLGPIFGERATRREWLGMALGFAGVVVLSAGGDLTSDPLAAALLLVAPLGWAAGSLWARKLPVARGPSGAATQMIAGGIVMLVVASLSGERAPEVISWSSAFSFVYLVVLGSLVGFSAYAHLLQNARPALAMSYAYVNPALAVLLGAVLGAEHVGVEVIAATALIVGAVVLLVRSKR